gaaatttgaaaactgatgttgaATTTGtcttaaagtttttaataacgcatcagtttcttttctgtctctaaGCAACCGCAGTACGGCGGCTACGGCGGCTACGGCTACCAGAACGCCTGGAACTACAACCAGTCCTACTATCCACCCAGTTAAGCCGGACAGCTCTGGAACCGGTCCGACCCGTCTGAGCAACAGACTTATTTCCCAGCATGCCTCTGTGCTTTCGGCTCGGGGTCGGTGAATCTCGGTGGAAAAAGCAGCTAAAGGGAAACCGTGGCACCCATTTTCTGTAAAGTcttctgattttaattaaaattatttttgtatttgttgtcAAATCGACGCCTTCTCTCATGTTTTAAAGTCGCTTTCTCTATCCAGTGTGTGAATGGCGTTTTGTACCATTTGTTGGTTTTTAATgtacataaaatgtgttttatagtGTCACATTAAGGctttctcagatttttcttgctcttccgttacaaggaaaaaaaacaattcaacacTACATGAAACAAACTCACAGGTGTTTCTATTATTTACCTAAATATTCAAATACAAGAAGAAACGTTCTAATAGAAATGCACCATGTCTGAAAGTCCAGTTCACTTCCTCCTGTTTTTCTAGACAAACTGATCATTTGTTCGTCaagtgttaatgttaaatactTGAGTGTAATTTAACCCAAATTAGTAGGTTTGGTTATTTTATTAAGGTACATCAGCAGCATAAATGGAGTCCAGCACCAACTGTGGTAAAAAGGTTTTGGCTTTGGCTCCTAAAATATCTGCACAGTGGTAATGATGTGCAAGAAgcttaaaaatttatttatcttttagtAAAGAAGAAGAATTTCTCTGAAAAATGACGCTATCCTGCCTGTAGCCATCACCATCTATGACACTTTACTAGTCCTTCTacggattaataaagtatttctggaTTATTAACAGacaacttttgattttttttctctcaactACTCTTCAAAGtgggaaaaacaagagaacataCTGTTACCAACAGTAAGTGGTAAACAGCCAATTACCTCAACATACAAATATGTACAATCAGGGCAGAAAACCtgaagtgtaaaacaactggaAGTGTGACAAAGGACATAAAAGATGCAGCAAAGATTTGGGATCAACAAGCCTCAATGACACATTTACTCTTAATACTCATATTGAAGTGGTGCAACTTGCTTGGCGTCATGTCATTTAACATTGTCTTTAGGTTGACGAAAACGTTCAAAACTCTTAGAGGAAAAGCTCACAAGTCAAAGAGCAAACTCAGCatggaaataaatttttatttttaaaaaaggtactTTGCTAGAAGTTAAAATTAAATCCAATGAGTTCCTCTCATCTGTCTGATCcaggatttattttctgtaaaacaatCTCCACCTAACAGTTTGGCACCCTTTCTTCCACATTTCAAATACTTCTTGGACGAGTAAATCAATATTTCCAGTCTTAAAATGAACAAGGAAAGCCTTCCTCATTATGTGCATGTAAAACACGCACAAGAAGCTGTGATTTAAACATCTAGAAAGTCTTAtttgaggttttgttttttttttagcaatttagTTTTTGTGAATCGCATCACTAATGTAAACAGTAGTGATGTCAGTCACTCCAAGCATTATTTCTGCAATGTAATCATCTTTACCGGTGCTTTTCAATAGAAATATACAGAATTCAGGCTTACATTTGTTAAAgtgggtattttttttatatttgttagGATTCCAATTACAAATGATAACACAATAAAGCGCAATAAAGCACAATCTATGATAAACAAATTGTATATGTGGATAAGTGTAATAGATTTGACTGAATAGTGAATTTTAAGATGATGGGGTTAAGAGTAGTTTTAGGAAGACAAACCTTTTAGCTGCATCATTTCCAGGTTTTCTACTTTCACGAGAAAAGGATTtacaaaaatgtgagaaaggatcatttatataaaattcaGAACATCAACTCAATTATCCCAGCCAGCTTTATTGTAATCGGTTTCCTCGTGGACACAGCTTTCAGCAAATCTGAActcagttaaaaaaatgaaagtaaaatgtcacAAAGTCAGGAAGATCACAGGAAATAAACTTAAGGCCCTTTCAGAACCACTTTAGCAGGTATTCTTTAGCAATACAAGGGTCGACTTAAACTTAGttctgtgcatttttatttttttaataagtgtGTTGAAACCACAAGCAGAGATCCTTAGGGAAGTATCAGTCAGAAGCCACCTATCTTCAGCTCGACCAGCTGAGGTCAAAGGTCCAGTTCAATGCCTGCAGCAGATCTGAAGCTGCATTCAGTCAGTCTTCCCAAACAAAAACTCACATCAAAGTCTGAGGAGCTCCAACGTGTCTGAATGCAGCTTCACTGCGTCTCTGCTTCGGTTCAGCTAGCTGGCTTAGTGAGTGATACTAGCAGATGGCAGCTCGGTTCCTGGGTCGCTCGGTTCTCGTGTCGACGTCGTAGTAGAGGTGAGGTAGGCTCACAGATCTGATCCTTCTGACTTTTTGGTAACAACCAGCACAGCTGAAGGCACCAAACCTGTGCAAAGAAAAGccgattttaaaaaaaaattcatggaCATGATGCCATTTTAGATATCTGACAGCATTTAAAACTCGTTTCCTGAACGCTCACCCAGCTCTTTAAGAGGCTTCTCCATGTCCAGTTCAGTGTAAACGTGGCGCGGGTATGGCGACAGCAGCGTGAAGTCCTGACCCTCGGGTGTGTTGCCGTTCATCTGGACGTAGACGCGCACCGCCGCCAGCGGCTCCTGGGACTTGAACACCGTGTTGATGGTGGAGCCGTCCAGCAGACGAACCTGCGAAGGATCCAACGAAAGGAAGCGTGAAATAACTGTAACAGCAGCAACACAGAGTAAAGTGAAGCTTTATTTACCGGGTTCCTGTGTGGTGTCTAAACTTTTCAATTCTaaacttttcaaaaaacaaGTTTACAATTTTTCTAGTTTCCAAaagttttcatgttatttttacCAAGTAAACGACAAACTTTATCAGCAATCTGACAACAGAGACAGATAAATATCTGAATGCGACCAGCTTTATCCCCACAGAAACAAGATTAATTAAagaataaatgtataaaaaaagacaccaagaaacagaacattttaataatgtcaTGGATTAAAAATTTATCACAGGACCTAATCATCAAAGTTATGCACAGCATTCAAActcattttctgttaaaaaatcCATGCAGCTTCCCAGAGCTGTTActgctttatttcattttagataataaaatatTGGCACATATACATATAGTGGACCAGTTTTATacatagaaagaaagaaaaagaggagaaacagTAAGAAATTTTTGAAGGGAGGAAAGATGtacactgagaaaaaaatgtcagaattagAAAAGATTAGAAGAGGAAAAGAATTAAGGGTCCTGTAGTTTCTCTTAATGTCCTGAAAGAGGGGACTGtagttctttattttctatttcaaatgTGGCCTACTTCATGTCGCCcgaaaattacataaaatctcaatgaaataCTTTAAAGATGTGACTGATTCTGACAAAGTGGGAAATTGTTCTATGATCATTTCACAACGCTCTTTATATCCAGATTTCAGAGCTGTAAGGAAAATAAGACACAAGGAAGGATGGAataaaatggaagaacaaaaagctCCAGTAGAGAAGGAATACTAGGAAGGACAGAAAGACAAGAAAGAATTTAGGACACAAGGAAGAAATGACAAGATGGAGGGTAGAAAGGTACAGAAAGCCTTAAAGTGTAAAtaatatatgtaatataataTACCTGTATCCTGGACTCATCGTACTCCTTCTTCGTGGGCGGGGGTCCCCTGACCGGTGGGTGACGACGGACTGGGCGGGGTGGGCTGGGTGGATGTCACCGTGCTCGGAGGTGCGCCACCTCCAAACTAaaccagaggaggaaaaaaagacaaaacagtcagaattacagagtaaaaagtgaaaaataaagtcagtgTGTCTTAGTTACCTTCTGTGCTCTCTCCTCTCGGTCTCGTGCGATTTTGTCTTTAACCCTTTGCCTGACAAGGACAAGAAAAAAGGCACCAGAGTTAGAAACAGTAACAAGAAGTAAAaccattattattaaaatgtcctCACAACGAAGTCTTTCCACAAACTAAACCATCATAAATAATAACTGCATCATTATGCATAAACATCCTGCAAAGTTACAGTCAAATCTTGCACATAAATTGTAGTGCCTTCAGCATTTCGCTTCAGGATTTCATAAATGCATTAATTGTTATCAAATCTTTACTTTTGTGGCTCTAAACATTAGTTGTGAATCCTTTGAGACACTAACCTAGCCAGCTTGTCCTCCATCTTCTCTCTCCTCCGCTGATCTGCGAGTTTCTTCATCTCGTCGTCCTGAATCTTCTGCCggatctgctgcagctcctggcCCTGCCTCCTCCGCTGCTTTTCCCGCTCCACCTCCTCGGCTCGCTCGCGCTCCCTCCTCTCCGCCTGCTTCACTCGCATCAGCTCCTCTAGCCTGAAAGGCACGGACAAACCAGCTGGTAAATGACGCCACATGATGTTAACGCTGCTTAAAACTGCTCAGCATCAGCTCTGACCTTTTGACCTGTTCACGTTTCTCCTCCTCCGTCATTGGTCGTCTCGAAGCCTCTGGGTTGTCGCTGTATAATTCATCTTCCTCTGCGATTACTGCTGCTAAAATATGATAACTGGCGGGattaataaaacatctttaaagaaattattcacAAAGACAGATCTACCTTAGACaatatgaattaaaatgttattaattttttttaaacatgcacCGACCTTCACCTGAGTCCCCTGCTGTTGTCTG
This Xiphophorus hellerii strain 12219 chromosome 23, Xiphophorus_hellerii-4.1, whole genome shotgun sequence DNA region includes the following protein-coding sequences:
- the ubxn1 gene encoding LOW QUALITY PROTEIN: UBX domain-containing protein 1 (The sequence of the model RefSeq protein was modified relative to this genomic sequence to represent the inferred CDS: deleted 1 base in 1 codon), encoding MAELTTLESLLEMGFGRNRAEKAVANTGNQGIEQAMDWLMEHENDPDIDEPYVPPAGNLLGGDTDQTTAGDSGEAAVIAEEDELYSDNPEASRRPMTEEEKREQVKRLEELMRVKQAERRERERAEEVEREKQRRRQGQELQQIRQKIQDDEMKKLADQRRREKMEDKLARQRVKDKIARDREERAQKFGGGAPPSTVTSTQPTPPSPSSPTGQGPPPTKKEYDESRIQVRLLDGSTINTVFKSQEPLAAVRVYVQMNGNTPEGQDFTLLSPYPRHVYTELDMEKPLKELGLVPSAVLVVTKKSEGSDL